In Nicotiana tabacum cultivar K326 chromosome 19, ASM71507v2, whole genome shotgun sequence, one DNA window encodes the following:
- the LOC107818612 gene encoding ribonuclease S-6-like — MLKSQNMLVILIMLFALSPVYAFDYLLFVLQWPPSFYIKNKLYERWPDLLTSEVACKQGQSFWKDQYIKHGTCCASSYNQEQYFNLTIKLKDRFDLLKTLENHRIIKPGSTTTSNAKQIRNAIATVTKVFPSLKCFDIQETLYLELYLWDISICFNPQATNVIPCRQSWTCDPIKRITLPP, encoded by the exons ATGTTGAAATCGCAGAACATGTTAGTAATCCTCATTATGCTTTTTGCTCTTTCCCCAGTTTATGCTTTCGACTACCTGCTGTTCGTTTTACAATGGCCACCATCTTTTTACATAAAAAATAAGCTGTATGAACGCTGGCCAGATTTACTTACCTCCGAAGTGGCCTGTAAGCAAGGCCAGAGTTTCTGGAAAGATCAATATATTAAGCATGGAACTTGTTGTGCTTCAAGCTACAATCAAGAACAATATTTTAATCTAACCATAAAATTGAAAGACAGGTTCGATCTTTTGAAAACTCTCGAAAATCATAGAATAATTAAACCTGGATCAACGACAACGAGTAACGCTAAACAAATCAGAAATGCCATCGCGACGGTCACTAAAGTATTTCCTAGCCTCAAGTGCTTTGATATTCAAGAAACGTTGTATCTAGaa ttGTATCTATGGGATATAAGCATATGTTTCAACCCACAGGCAACTAATGTGATTCCATGTCGTCAATCTTGGACATGTGACCCAATTAAGAGGATTACACTTCCACCATGA